In Stenotrophomonas sp. 610A2, one DNA window encodes the following:
- the fliD gene encoding flagellar filament capping protein FliD gives MATSSLAAVGSGLDIPTIVAKLVAAERKPADNRINSQGTAATAKLSALGNIKSSLTGLQGALEAMAKSADTRSYKATVPENSGFSASIITDAGTGKTLATAGTYNVEVLSLATTQKLSSGAFAADAKVGDGKLSFAWGDNKTLDVDIAEGSTLTEIAAAINKAANGKGVNATIITASDGQHLVMNAVDAGTEGALKVTASGGNGGLSALTWDGAAGGMAQTTAATNAKVSVDGFVRESSSNSITDIIPGVTLNLSKAEVGTTRTLTVAQDNSPLKINLQAFISAYNATTSMLKSATSYDAANDKASTLTGDSMIRGLQQQMRSQLSANVVDLKALGVAVNKDGTLSFSATTFDKTVAENPGAAEALFGSKGALSSGMTSMLKSNLDSTGTLTQRTDSLNKQIKKLEKDLDALDARMEKVSERYTKQFTAMDTLVAGMQSTSNYLSQQLASKS, from the coding sequence ATGGCCACCTCCTCCCTCGCTGCTGTCGGCTCCGGCCTCGACATCCCGACCATCGTTGCCAAACTGGTCGCTGCCGAGCGCAAGCCTGCGGACAACCGCATCAATTCGCAGGGAACGGCGGCCACCGCCAAGCTGTCGGCACTGGGCAACATCAAGAGCTCGCTGACTGGCCTGCAAGGGGCGCTCGAGGCCATGGCCAAGAGCGCCGACACGCGCTCCTACAAGGCAACTGTTCCAGAAAACTCAGGCTTCAGCGCCAGCATCATCACCGACGCCGGCACCGGCAAGACACTGGCGACCGCAGGTACGTACAACGTTGAAGTACTGAGCCTGGCGACCACCCAGAAACTGAGTTCCGGCGCGTTCGCCGCTGACGCCAAAGTGGGCGACGGAAAACTGTCTTTCGCTTGGGGCGACAACAAAACACTTGACGTTGATATCGCCGAAGGTTCGACGCTGACCGAAATTGCCGCCGCCATCAACAAGGCCGCCAACGGCAAGGGCGTCAACGCCACCATCATCACCGCCAGCGATGGCCAGCATCTGGTGATGAACGCCGTCGATGCCGGTACCGAGGGCGCTTTGAAGGTCACCGCCAGCGGTGGCAATGGCGGCTTGTCCGCGCTGACCTGGGACGGCGCCGCCGGCGGCATGGCCCAGACCACCGCAGCCACCAACGCCAAGGTCAGCGTTGATGGCTTCGTGCGTGAATCCAGCAGCAATTCGATCACCGACATCATTCCCGGCGTCACCCTTAATCTATCCAAGGCTGAGGTTGGCACCACCCGTACATTGACCGTGGCGCAGGACAATTCGCCGCTGAAGATCAACTTGCAGGCCTTCATCAGCGCCTACAACGCGACGACCAGCATGCTGAAGAGCGCGACCAGCTACGACGCCGCCAATGACAAGGCATCCACCTTGACCGGCGACTCGATGATCCGCGGCCTGCAGCAGCAGATGCGCAGTCAGTTGAGCGCGAACGTCGTCGACCTGAAGGCGCTCGGCGTTGCCGTCAACAAGGATGGCACCCTCAGCTTCAGTGCTACCACCTTCGACAAGACCGTTGCGGAAAACCCCGGCGCGGCGGAGGCATTGTTTGGCAGCAAGGGGGCCCTTTCCAGCGGCATGACCAGCATGCTGAAGAGCAACCTCGACAGCACCGGCACGTTGACACAGCGCACCGATTCGCTGAACAAGCAGATCAAGAAGCTGGAAAAAGACCTGGACGCACTGGATGCGCGCATGGAAAAAGTGTCCGAGCGCTATACCAAGCAGTTCACCGCGATGGACACATTGGTTGCGGGCATGCAGAGCACCAGCAACTACCTCAGCCAGCAGCTGGCTTCCAAGTCCTGA
- a CDS encoding flagellin — MAQVINTNIMSLNAQRNLNTSGSSLATSIQRLSSGLRINSAKDDAAGLAISERFTTQIRGLDVATRNANDGISLAQTAEGAMVEIGNNLQRIRELAVQSSNATNSSTDREALNSEVNQLLKEIDRVSNQTNFNGTKLLDGTFSGALFQVGADAGQTIGINSIVDSNIDALGRAGFAATQTSTAALASGAATSAGSIGGMSVNGVTIETVKVAVGDTGTDVSKKMAAAINEKMDQTGVYAEVDKDGKLSMTSVKAGKDFTFTDATKTDAAGLAYSGAGIVAGTVAANATTGTKFLKDLDISSVAGSQQALEIVDKALTAVNSSRADMGAIQNRFSSTISNLSTTSENLSASRSRIRDADYAKETAELTRNQILQQAGTAMLSQANSSTQSVLSLLG; from the coding sequence ATGGCACAAGTCATCAACACCAACATCATGTCGCTCAATGCTCAGCGCAACCTGAACACGAGCGGCAGCAGCCTGGCCACCTCGATCCAGCGTCTGTCGTCGGGCCTGCGCATCAACAGCGCCAAGGACGATGCTGCCGGCCTGGCCATCTCCGAGCGCTTCACCACCCAGATCCGCGGCCTGGACGTTGCTACCCGCAACGCCAACGACGGCATCTCGCTGGCCCAGACCGCTGAAGGCGCGATGGTCGAAATCGGCAACAACCTGCAGCGTATCCGCGAGCTGGCTGTGCAGTCGTCCAACGCCACCAACTCCTCGACCGACCGCGAAGCGCTGAACTCGGAAGTCAACCAGCTGCTGAAGGAAATCGACCGCGTCTCCAACCAGACCAACTTCAACGGCACCAAGTTGCTGGACGGCACCTTCTCCGGCGCCCTGTTCCAGGTTGGTGCTGACGCCGGCCAGACCATCGGCATCAACAGCATCGTCGATTCCAACATCGATGCACTGGGCCGCGCCGGCTTTGCCGCAACCCAGACCTCGACCGCCGCACTGGCATCGGGTGCAGCTACCTCGGCCGGCTCCATCGGCGGCATGAGCGTCAACGGCGTCACCATCGAAACCGTCAAGGTTGCCGTCGGCGACACCGGTACCGACGTCAGCAAGAAGATGGCAGCAGCCATCAACGAGAAGATGGACCAGACCGGCGTGTACGCCGAGGTCGACAAGGATGGCAAGCTGAGCATGACCTCGGTCAAGGCTGGCAAGGACTTCACCTTCACCGACGCCACCAAGACCGACGCCGCCGGCCTGGCCTACTCGGGCGCTGGCATCGTCGCCGGCACCGTGGCCGCCAATGCCACCACCGGCACCAAGTTCCTGAAGGACCTGGACATCTCCAGCGTCGCCGGTTCGCAGCAGGCACTGGAAATCGTTGACAAGGCACTGACCGCCGTCAACAGCTCGCGTGCCGACATGGGTGCGATCCAGAACCGCTTCAGCTCCACCATCTCCAACCTGTCGACCACCTCGGAAAACCTGTCCGCCTCGCGTAGCCGCATCCGTGACGCTGACTACGCCAAGGAAACCGCAGAGCTGACTCGCAACCAGATCCTGCAGCAGGCCGGTACCGCCATGCTCTCGCAGGCCAACAGCTCCACCCAGAGCGTGCTGAGCCTGCTGGGCTAA
- a CDS encoding flagellin produces the protein MAQVINTNIMSLNAQRNLNTSGSSLATSIQRLSSGLRINSAKDDAAGLAISERFSTQIRGLDVAVRNANDGISLAQTAEGAMVEIGNNLQRIRELAVQSSNATNSPSDREALNAEVDQLLSEIDRVANQTGFNGTKLLDGSFTGALFQVGANSGQTIGINAIVDANIDTLGKSGFADNVTGAGIGGTAATASGSISGITVSVTPAGAASASQIKLDDVKIEVGDDAAAVQKKVAQAFNNKLDQTGMYATIEGGQLKLTSVKAGQDFGGITNGTLTGGTGITVSLAADLGATTAAAGVAANGGGTRHMEDLDISDFAGSQRAIEIVDKALTAVSSSRAEMGAIQNRFTSTIANLATTSENLSASRSRIRDADYAKETAEMTRTQILQQAGTAMLAQANQVPQNVLSLLK, from the coding sequence ATGGCACAAGTCATCAACACCAACATCATGTCGCTGAACGCTCAGCGCAACTTGAACACCAGCGGCAGCAGCCTGGCGACGTCCATCCAGCGTCTGTCTTCGGGCCTGCGTATCAACAGCGCCAAGGACGATGCCGCCGGACTGGCCATCTCCGAGCGTTTCAGCACCCAGATCCGGGGCCTCGATGTCGCCGTGCGCAATGCCAACGACGGCATCTCGCTGGCCCAGACCGCCGAAGGCGCGATGGTCGAGATCGGCAACAACCTGCAGCGCATCCGTGAACTGGCGGTTCAATCGTCCAATGCCACCAATTCGCCCAGCGACCGCGAAGCACTGAACGCCGAAGTCGACCAGCTGCTGTCGGAAATCGACCGCGTTGCCAACCAGACCGGCTTCAACGGTACCAAGCTGCTGGACGGCAGCTTCACCGGTGCCCTGTTCCAGGTCGGTGCCAACTCGGGCCAGACCATCGGCATCAATGCCATCGTCGACGCCAACATTGACACGCTGGGCAAGTCGGGCTTCGCCGACAACGTGACTGGCGCCGGCATCGGCGGCACCGCAGCGACTGCCTCCGGTTCAATCAGCGGCATCACCGTCAGCGTCACCCCGGCCGGCGCGGCGTCTGCTTCGCAGATCAAGCTTGACGACGTCAAGATCGAAGTCGGCGACGACGCAGCAGCCGTGCAGAAGAAGGTCGCACAGGCCTTCAACAACAAGCTGGACCAGACCGGCATGTACGCAACCATCGAAGGCGGCCAGCTGAAGCTGACCTCGGTCAAGGCCGGCCAGGACTTTGGCGGCATCACCAACGGCACCCTGACCGGCGGCACCGGCATCACCGTCTCGCTGGCGGCCGATCTGGGCGCAACCACCGCTGCAGCCGGCGTCGCTGCCAATGGCGGCGGTACCCGCCACATGGAAGATCTGGACATCTCCGATTTCGCTGGTTCGCAGCGCGCAATTGAAATCGTCGACAAGGCACTGACCGCGGTGAGCAGCTCGCGTGCGGAAATGGGTGCGATCCAGAACCGCTTCACCTCGACCATCGCCAACCTGGCCACCACCTCGGAGAACCTCTCCGCTTCCCGTAGCCGCATCCGCGATGCGGACTACGCCAAGGAAACCGCCGAGATGACCCGCACCCAGATCCTGCAGCAGGCCGGTACGGCCATGCTGGCCCAGGCCAACCAGGTGCCGCAGAACGTGCTCAGCCTGCTCAAGTAA